One genomic window of Micrococcus flavus includes the following:
- a CDS encoding proline--tRNA ligase, translated as MPLRMSTLFLRTLRDDPADAEVASHRLLVRAGYIRRAAPGIYTWLPLGLKVLAKVEAVIREEMDAIGGQEVHFPALLPREPYEATGRWDEYGDGLFRLQDRKENDYLLAPTHEEMFTLLVKDLYSSYKDLPAYLYQIQTKYRDEARPRAGLLRGREFVMKDSYSFTVDDAGLDVAYEAHRAAYLRIFERLGLEVVPVRATSGAMGGSRSEEFLHPTEVGEDTFVESDGGYRANVEAVTTVAPEALTEEQMAALPAAEVNDTPDSTTIAALVDVANSLQPREDRAWEAADTLKCVVLTAVVDGGERRRFVVAVPGDREVDLKRLEASVGPALGVIGEPTLEAATAEDLAKHPALVRGYIGPGAAGAVEGTPVLGAEGSVSGLPLFVDPRVAPGTVWITGANAPQQHVFGLVAGRDFHWDGVLEATAVREGAPAPDGSGPLRARRGMEMGHIFQLGRKYAEALDLKVLDVNGKQVVVTMGSYGIGVTRAVAAIAERYHDEKGLVWPRAVAPADVHVVVATKGEDGVAAALALAAELEAHGLTVLVDDRPKVSPGVKFKDFELIGVPTAVVVGRGLADGELELKDRATGEARPIRVDSAAAEVLAVVRPRG; from the coding sequence ATGCCCCTGCGCATGTCCACCCTGTTCCTGCGGACCCTGCGGGACGACCCGGCCGACGCCGAGGTGGCCAGCCACCGGCTGCTGGTGCGCGCGGGCTACATCCGCCGAGCCGCCCCCGGCATCTACACCTGGCTGCCGCTGGGCCTGAAGGTGCTCGCGAAGGTGGAGGCCGTCATCCGCGAGGAGATGGACGCGATCGGCGGCCAGGAGGTCCACTTCCCGGCGCTGCTGCCCCGCGAGCCCTACGAGGCCACCGGCCGCTGGGACGAGTACGGGGACGGGCTGTTCCGCCTGCAGGACCGCAAGGAGAACGACTACCTCCTGGCGCCCACGCACGAGGAGATGTTCACCCTCCTCGTGAAGGACCTCTACTCGTCCTACAAGGACCTGCCCGCGTACCTGTACCAGATCCAGACGAAGTACCGGGACGAGGCCCGTCCGCGGGCCGGCCTGCTGCGCGGCCGGGAGTTCGTCATGAAGGACTCCTACTCCTTCACCGTGGACGACGCCGGCCTCGACGTCGCGTACGAGGCCCACCGCGCCGCCTACCTGCGCATCTTCGAGCGCCTCGGCCTCGAGGTCGTGCCGGTGAGGGCGACCTCCGGCGCCATGGGCGGCTCCCGCTCGGAGGAGTTCCTCCACCCCACCGAGGTCGGCGAGGACACCTTCGTGGAGTCCGACGGCGGCTACCGCGCCAACGTGGAGGCCGTCACCACCGTGGCCCCCGAGGCCCTCACCGAGGAGCAGATGGCGGCCCTGCCGGCCGCTGAGGTGAACGACACCCCGGACTCCACGACCATCGCCGCCCTCGTGGACGTGGCGAACTCCCTGCAGCCCCGCGAGGACCGCGCGTGGGAGGCCGCGGACACGCTCAAGTGCGTCGTCCTGACGGCGGTCGTCGACGGCGGCGAGCGCCGCCGGTTCGTCGTCGCCGTGCCCGGCGACCGCGAGGTGGACCTCAAGCGCCTCGAGGCGTCGGTGGGTCCGGCCCTCGGCGTCATCGGCGAGCCCACGCTCGAGGCCGCCACCGCCGAGGACCTCGCGAAGCACCCTGCGCTCGTCCGGGGTTACATCGGCCCGGGCGCCGCCGGCGCGGTGGAGGGCACCCCCGTGCTGGGGGCCGAGGGCTCGGTATCCGGCCTGCCGTTGTTCGTGGACCCGCGCGTCGCCCCCGGCACCGTGTGGATCACGGGCGCGAACGCCCCCCAGCAGCACGTGTTCGGCCTCGTCGCCGGCCGTGACTTCCACTGGGACGGCGTCCTGGAGGCCACCGCGGTGCGCGAAGGCGCCCCCGCGCCGGACGGCTCGGGCCCGCTGCGCGCGCGCCGCGGCATGGAGATGGGCCACATCTTCCAGCTGGGCCGCAAGTACGCCGAGGCCCTGGACCTGAAGGTCCTCGACGTCAACGGCAAGCAGGTCGTGGTGACCATGGGCTCGTACGGCATCGGCGTGACCCGCGCCGTGGCCGCGATCGCCGAGCGCTACCACGATGAGAAGGGCCTGGTCTGGCCCCGCGCGGTCGCGCCCGCGGACGTGCACGTGGTGGTGGCCACCAAGGGCGAGGACGGCGTGGCGGCCGCGCTCGCGCTGGCCGCCGAGCTGGAGGCCCATGGCCTGACGGTGCTCGTGGACGACCGCCCGAAGGTCAGCCCCGGCGTGAAGTTCAAGGACTTCGAGCTGATCGGCGTGCCCACGGCGGTGGTGGTCGGCCGCGGCCTGGCCGACGGGGAGCTCGAGCTCAAGGACCGCGCCACCGGGGAGGCCCGCCCGATCCGCGTGGACTCCGCCGCGGCCGAGGTTTTGGCCGTCGTCCGCCCCCGGGGCTGA
- a CDS encoding GNAT family N-acetyltransferase: MPRRSPSTDRDVRAVSDGRVRPLTDADTAALAALAARDPVSNVYVESLLEAGRLAGPRGGADGTLFLGAEDPARPGELRSAVWVGSTVVPVAGDDDDAPALAAAVAALRRRFASVYGPASVVLPIGAALRAAGHRPRAVREDQPLLVRGERGAPLRDEAAPRVGVVPATPEDLDAVVPASAAMFEEELGFSPFLTGAAQYRDRVRRLVADGRVMHAPGRPVDGDPTSGVLFKADIGLLSSRCAQIQGVWLHPGHRGRGLAVPAMAEAVRLIARRAPRVSLYVNAFNTPALRTYARVGFEQRGTFATVLY; this comes from the coding sequence GTGCCCCGACGGTCTCCGTCCACTGACCGGGACGTCCGCGCCGTCTCGGACGGCCGCGTCCGCCCGCTGACGGACGCGGACACCGCGGCGCTCGCCGCCCTCGCGGCGCGGGACCCGGTGTCCAACGTCTACGTCGAGTCCCTCCTCGAGGCCGGCCGCCTGGCCGGTCCCCGCGGCGGCGCGGACGGCACCCTGTTCCTCGGCGCGGAGGACCCGGCCCGGCCCGGTGAGCTGCGCTCCGCCGTGTGGGTGGGCTCCACCGTGGTCCCCGTGGCCGGGGACGACGACGACGCCCCGGCCCTCGCGGCCGCCGTCGCCGCCCTGCGCCGCCGGTTCGCCTCCGTGTACGGTCCGGCATCGGTGGTCCTGCCGATCGGTGCGGCGCTGCGCGCCGCCGGCCACCGCCCGCGCGCCGTCCGGGAGGACCAGCCCCTGCTCGTGCGGGGGGAGCGGGGTGCGCCTCTCCGGGACGAGGCGGCCCCGCGTGTCGGCGTCGTCCCCGCGACCCCGGAGGACCTGGACGCGGTCGTGCCGGCCAGCGCCGCGATGTTCGAGGAGGAGCTCGGCTTCTCCCCGTTCCTCACGGGAGCGGCCCAGTACCGGGACCGGGTCCGGCGCCTGGTGGCCGACGGCCGGGTGATGCACGCCCCGGGCCGCCCCGTGGACGGGGACCCCACCTCGGGGGTGCTGTTCAAGGCGGACATCGGCCTGCTGTCCTCCCGCTGCGCCCAGATCCAGGGCGTGTGGCTCCACCCGGGGCACCGCGGCCGCGGCCTGGCCGTGCCCGCCATGGCCGAGGCCGTCCGGCTGATCGCCCGCCGTGCGCCCCGGGTGAGCCTGTACGTGAACGCGTTCAACACCCCGGCGCTGCGCACGTACGCGCGGGTGGGGTTCGAGCAGCGGGGCACCTTCGCCACCGTCCTGTACTGA
- the ispG gene encoding flavodoxin-dependent (E)-4-hydroxy-3-methylbut-2-enyl-diphosphate synthase produces MPSAPPPVLAPRRPTRQIQVGRVGVGSQHQVSVQSMTTTKTHDIGATLQQIAELTAAGCDIVRVACPTDKDADALKIIAQQSTIPVIADIHFQPKYVFAAIEAGCGAVRVNPGNIKKFDDKVKEIAQAATEHGTSLRIGVNAGSLDPRLLQKHGKATPEALVESAVWEASLFEEHGFQDFKISVKHNDPVIMARAYELLAEQGDWPLHLGVTEAGPAFQGTIKSATAFGYLLGKGIGDTIRVSLSAPPVEEIKVGLQILQSLNLRERKLEIVSCPSCGRAQVDVYTLAEEVTEGLKDVTVPLRVAVMGCVVNGPGEAREADLGVASGNGKGQIFVKGEVIRTVPEDQIVDTLVEEARRIAAEMGHQEDGGEAPAAGAPTVSVH; encoded by the coding sequence ATGCCGTCCGCCCCGCCGCCCGTGCTGGCCCCCCGCCGGCCCACCCGGCAGATCCAGGTGGGGCGCGTGGGCGTGGGCTCGCAGCACCAGGTCTCGGTGCAGTCCATGACCACCACCAAGACGCACGACATCGGCGCCACCCTCCAGCAGATCGCCGAGCTCACCGCCGCCGGCTGCGACATCGTCCGCGTGGCCTGCCCCACGGACAAGGACGCGGACGCGCTGAAGATCATCGCGCAGCAGTCCACCATCCCCGTGATCGCGGACATCCACTTCCAGCCGAAGTACGTGTTCGCCGCGATCGAGGCCGGCTGCGGCGCGGTGCGCGTGAACCCGGGCAACATCAAGAAGTTCGACGACAAGGTCAAGGAGATCGCGCAGGCGGCCACCGAGCACGGCACGTCGCTGCGCATCGGGGTCAACGCCGGGTCCCTGGACCCGCGCCTGCTGCAGAAGCACGGCAAGGCCACGCCGGAGGCCCTCGTGGAGTCGGCCGTGTGGGAGGCGTCGCTGTTCGAGGAGCACGGCTTCCAGGACTTCAAGATCTCGGTGAAGCACAACGACCCGGTGATCATGGCCCGCGCCTACGAGCTGCTGGCGGAGCAGGGCGACTGGCCGCTGCACCTCGGCGTGACCGAGGCCGGCCCCGCGTTCCAGGGCACCATCAAGTCCGCCACCGCGTTCGGCTACCTGCTCGGCAAGGGCATCGGGGACACCATCCGCGTGTCCCTCTCCGCCCCGCCGGTCGAGGAGATCAAGGTCGGCCTGCAGATCCTGCAGTCGCTGAACCTGCGGGAGCGCAAGCTGGAGATCGTGTCCTGCCCGTCGTGCGGCCGCGCCCAGGTGGACGTCTACACCCTGGCGGAGGAGGTCACGGAGGGCCTCAAGGACGTCACCGTCCCGCTGCGCGTGGCCGTCATGGGCTGCGTGGTGAACGGCCCGGGCGAGGCCCGCGAGGCGGACCTCGGCGTGGCCTCCGGCAACGGCAAGGGGCAGATCTTCGTCAAGGGCGAGGTCATCCGCACCGTGCCCGAAGACCAGATCGTGGACACCCTCGTCGAGGAGGCCCGCCGCATCGCGGCCGAGATGGGCCACCAGGAGGACGGCGGTGAGGCGCCTGCCGCCGGTGCCCCGACGGTCTCCGTCCACTGA
- a CDS encoding M50 family metallopeptidase, producing the protein MSPVDALWSVAGVLVVALGLALSIALHEVGHLVPAKAFGVRVTQYMVGFGPTVASWRRGETEYGVKAVPLGGYVAMVGMLPPPKGGTVARTGSTGVLARAGRMADDARAQAAAELTAADEGRQFIQLPVWQRVVIMLGGPFMNLLIALALTGVLVSAFGVSQPSTTAAEVYRCVVSAPDRQAREAAGEDPGACREDDPVAPAYEAGLRPGDTVVSFAGQEIRTWDQLSAAIRERAGQPTPIAWEREGERIESTLTPRLTERPVTDALGVPERAADGGVRTEPVGFIGLGSQQETVRLPAWEAVPTVGRQIAAVADVILVLPQRLWDTAVAVVTPAERDPNGPMSVVGVGRIAGEAAALDSVALADKAALMLSLVAGVNVALMVFNLIPLLPLDGGHVAGALYEGLRRWWARLRGRPDPGPFDLAVMLPLTYAVGALMLGMGVLLIVADVVEPVRLF; encoded by the coding sequence GTGAGCCCCGTGGACGCCCTCTGGTCCGTGGCCGGCGTGCTCGTCGTCGCCCTCGGTCTCGCCCTGTCCATCGCCCTCCACGAGGTGGGGCACCTGGTCCCCGCCAAGGCCTTCGGGGTGCGCGTGACGCAGTACATGGTGGGGTTCGGCCCCACGGTGGCCTCGTGGCGGCGCGGGGAGACCGAGTACGGGGTCAAGGCGGTCCCGCTGGGCGGCTACGTCGCCATGGTGGGCATGCTCCCGCCCCCGAAGGGCGGGACGGTGGCGCGCACCGGGTCCACCGGCGTGCTCGCCCGGGCCGGACGCATGGCCGACGACGCCCGGGCCCAGGCGGCCGCCGAGCTGACGGCCGCCGACGAGGGCCGGCAGTTCATCCAGCTGCCGGTGTGGCAGCGGGTGGTGATCATGCTGGGCGGCCCGTTCATGAACCTGCTGATCGCCCTCGCCCTCACCGGCGTCCTGGTGAGCGCGTTCGGCGTCTCCCAGCCCTCCACGACGGCGGCCGAGGTGTACCGGTGCGTGGTCTCCGCCCCGGACCGACAGGCCCGTGAGGCCGCCGGGGAGGATCCGGGCGCCTGCCGGGAGGACGACCCGGTGGCCCCCGCCTACGAGGCGGGTCTGCGTCCGGGGGACACCGTGGTGTCCTTCGCCGGGCAGGAGATCCGGACGTGGGACCAGCTCTCCGCCGCGATCCGCGAGCGGGCGGGGCAGCCGACCCCGATCGCGTGGGAGCGGGAGGGGGAGCGCATCGAGTCGACCCTCACCCCGCGCCTCACGGAGCGCCCCGTGACGGACGCCCTGGGCGTCCCCGAGCGCGCCGCGGACGGCGGGGTCCGCACGGAGCCGGTCGGGTTCATCGGCCTCGGCTCGCAGCAGGAGACGGTGCGACTGCCGGCGTGGGAGGCCGTCCCCACCGTGGGCCGGCAGATCGCCGCCGTGGCGGACGTGATCCTGGTCCTGCCGCAGCGGCTGTGGGACACCGCCGTCGCCGTGGTGACCCCCGCTGAGCGGGACCCGAACGGGCCAATGTCCGTAGTGGGCGTCGGCCGGATCGCCGGGGAGGCCGCCGCCCTGGACTCCGTGGCGCTCGCGGACAAGGCGGCCCTGATGCTCTCGCTGGTGGCGGGGGTCAACGTGGCGCTCATGGTGTTCAACCTCATACCGCTGCTCCCGCTGGACGGCGGCCACGTGGCCGGAGCCCTCTACGAGGGGCTGCGCCGGTGGTGGGCGCGCCTGCGGGGTCGTCCGGATCCGGGGCCGTTCGACCTGGCCGTGATGCTGCCGCTGACGTACGCAGTGGGTGCGCTCATGCTGGGCATGGGAGTGCTGCTGATCGTGGCGGACGTGGTGGAGCCGGTGCGCCTGTTCTGA
- the dxr gene encoding 1-deoxy-D-xylulose-5-phosphate reductoisomerase, with translation MTHGSLTDFTHPRHAAAPDADPDRTPRRVALIGSTGSIGTQGLDVIARSPERFRAVALAGGTNTALLAEQAVRFGVEAVGSAAATPEQLRTALADAAARLDRPDPRPHVFTGPEAATEIAAWSGADTVLNGITGSIGLRPTLAALAAGHRLALANKESLIVGGALVKAAAAPGQLVPVDSEHSALAQALRGGTAEEVRRLVLTASGGPFRGCSPARLREVTPAEALAHPTWDMGRVVTTNSASLVNKALEVVEAHLLFDVPLERIDVVVHPQSVVHSMVEFTDGSTLAQASPPDMRLPIALGLGWPERVPDAAPGCDWTQAATWTFEPLDEEAFPAVALAKEAAGASATHMAVFNAANEEAVDAFHDGAIRFDRILGTVRAVLGEYRPEDVLAAAGQDPDDLTVEAVLAAEDWARRAARARW, from the coding sequence GTGACCCACGGATCCCTCACCGACTTCACGCATCCCCGCCACGCCGCCGCGCCCGACGCCGACCCGGATCGGACGCCCCGCCGCGTCGCCCTGATCGGCTCGACCGGCTCGATCGGCACCCAGGGCCTGGACGTCATCGCCCGGTCCCCGGAGCGGTTCCGCGCCGTGGCCCTGGCCGGCGGCACGAACACCGCCCTGCTCGCGGAGCAGGCGGTGCGGTTCGGCGTCGAGGCGGTCGGCTCGGCCGCGGCCACGCCGGAGCAGCTGCGCACCGCCCTGGCCGACGCCGCCGCACGTCTGGACCGGCCGGACCCCCGCCCGCACGTGTTCACCGGCCCCGAGGCGGCCACGGAGATCGCCGCGTGGTCCGGCGCGGACACCGTGCTCAACGGCATCACCGGCTCGATCGGCCTGCGCCCCACCCTCGCCGCGCTCGCCGCCGGCCACCGGCTCGCCCTGGCCAACAAGGAGTCCCTCATCGTGGGCGGCGCCCTCGTGAAGGCCGCCGCGGCCCCCGGACAGCTGGTGCCCGTGGACTCGGAGCACTCCGCGCTCGCCCAGGCCCTGCGCGGCGGCACCGCGGAGGAGGTCCGCCGCCTCGTGCTCACCGCCTCCGGCGGACCGTTCCGCGGGTGCTCGCCCGCGCGGCTGCGCGAGGTCACCCCCGCCGAGGCCCTCGCCCACCCCACATGGGACATGGGCCGGGTGGTGACCACCAACTCGGCGTCCCTCGTGAACAAGGCCCTCGAGGTGGTGGAGGCGCACCTGCTCTTCGACGTCCCGCTCGAGCGGATCGACGTGGTGGTCCACCCCCAGTCCGTCGTCCACTCCATGGTGGAGTTCACGGACGGCTCCACCCTCGCGCAGGCCTCCCCGCCGGACATGCGCCTGCCGATCGCGCTCGGCCTCGGCTGGCCCGAGCGTGTGCCCGACGCCGCCCCCGGCTGCGACTGGACGCAGGCGGCCACCTGGACCTTCGAGCCCCTCGACGAGGAGGCGTTCCCCGCCGTCGCGCTGGCCAAGGAGGCCGCCGGCGCCTCGGCCACGCACATGGCCGTGTTCAACGCCGCCAACGAGGAGGCCGTGGACGCCTTCCACGACGGCGCGATCCGCTTCGACCGGATCCTCGGGACCGTGCGCGCGGTCCTGGGGGAGTACCGGCCCGAGGACGTCCTCGCCGCGGCCGGCCAGGACCCGGACGACCTCACGGTGGAGGCCGTGCTGGCCGCCGAGGACTGGGCCCGCCGCGCCGCGCGTGCCCGCTGGTGA
- a CDS encoding solute symporter family protein, giving the protein MNVATPLLQTTATVGNPLVNIGIFVAFVVVTLVIVIRASKTSNSSADYYAGGRGFSGTQNGTAIAGDYLSAASFLGIVGAIALYGYDGFLYSIGFLVAWLVALLLVAELLRNTGRFTMADVLSFRLRQRPVRIAAAFGTMAVCLFYLLAQMAGAGGLVALLLNITDAAGQALVIVVVGVLMIVYVLIGGMKGTTYVQIIKAILLIAAAAVMTVWSLALFGFDFNGMLGAAVDIHPKGEAILEPGLQYGKNFTTRLDFLSLGLALVLGTAGLPHVLMRFYTVPTAKEARKSVVWAIVLIGAFYLFTLVLGTGAGALIGPERILAAPGGVNSAAPLLAFELGGSILLGLVSAVAFATILAVVAGLAITAAASFAHDVYGSVIAKKPLTPQEEVRIGKITVVVIGVLAIVGGIAAQGQNVAFLVALAFAVAASANLPTILYSLFWKGFTTRGAVWSMYGGLISAIVLIVFSPVMSGAETSMIPGADFALFPLKNPGIVSIPLAFLLGWLGSVTSKEAEDPDKQAEMEVRSLTGVGAEKPVQH; this is encoded by the coding sequence ATGAACGTCGCGACGCCCCTGCTCCAGACCACGGCCACGGTGGGCAACCCCCTGGTCAACATCGGCATCTTCGTCGCCTTCGTGGTGGTCACCCTCGTGATCGTGATCCGCGCGTCGAAGACCAGCAACTCCTCCGCCGACTACTACGCCGGCGGCCGCGGCTTCTCCGGCACCCAGAACGGCACCGCCATCGCCGGCGACTACCTCTCCGCGGCCTCGTTCCTCGGCATCGTGGGCGCCATCGCCCTCTACGGCTACGACGGCTTCCTGTACTCGATCGGCTTCCTCGTGGCCTGGCTCGTCGCCCTGCTGCTCGTGGCCGAGCTGCTGCGCAACACCGGCCGGTTCACCATGGCCGACGTGCTCTCCTTCCGCCTGCGCCAGAGGCCGGTGCGCATCGCGGCGGCCTTCGGCACCATGGCCGTCTGCCTCTTCTACCTGCTGGCCCAGATGGCCGGCGCCGGCGGTCTCGTGGCCCTCCTGCTCAACATCACGGACGCGGCCGGCCAGGCGCTCGTGATCGTCGTCGTCGGCGTGCTCATGATCGTGTACGTGCTGATCGGCGGCATGAAGGGCACCACCTACGTCCAGATCATCAAGGCGATCCTGCTGATCGCCGCCGCGGCCGTCATGACCGTGTGGTCGCTGGCGCTGTTCGGCTTCGACTTCAACGGCATGCTGGGCGCCGCCGTGGACATCCACCCCAAGGGTGAGGCGATCCTCGAGCCCGGTCTGCAGTACGGCAAGAACTTCACCACGCGCCTGGACTTCCTGTCCCTCGGCCTGGCCCTCGTGCTCGGCACGGCCGGCCTGCCGCACGTGCTGATGCGCTTCTACACCGTGCCCACGGCCAAGGAGGCCCGCAAGTCGGTGGTGTGGGCGATCGTGCTCATCGGCGCGTTCTACCTCTTCACCCTCGTGCTCGGCACCGGCGCCGGCGCGCTGATCGGCCCCGAGCGCATCCTCGCGGCTCCCGGCGGCGTCAACTCGGCCGCTCCGCTGCTGGCCTTCGAGCTCGGCGGCTCCATTCTGCTGGGCCTGGTCTCCGCGGTGGCGTTCGCCACCATCCTCGCGGTGGTCGCGGGCCTGGCCATCACGGCGGCGGCGTCCTTCGCCCACGACGTGTACGGCTCGGTGATCGCGAAGAAGCCGCTCACCCCGCAGGAGGAGGTCCGCATCGGCAAGATCACCGTGGTGGTCATCGGCGTCCTCGCGATCGTCGGCGGCATCGCCGCGCAGGGCCAGAACGTCGCGTTCCTCGTGGCCCTCGCCTTCGCGGTGGCGGCCTCGGCGAACCTGCCGACCATCCTGTACTCGCTGTTCTGGAAAGGCTTCACCACGCGCGGCGCGGTGTGGTCCATGTACGGCGGCCTGATCTCCGCGATCGTCCTGATCGTCTTCTCCCCGGTGATGTCCGGGGCGGAGACCTCCATGATCCCGGGCGCCGACTTCGCGCTCTTCCCGCTGAAGAACCCGGGCATCGTGTCCATCCCGCTGGCCTTCCTCCTCGGCTGGCTGGGCTCCGTGACCTCCAAGGAGGCCGAGGACCCGGACAAGCAGGCGGAGATGGAGGTGCGCTCGCTCACCGGCGTCGGCGCCGAGAAGCCGGTCCAGCACTGA
- a CDS encoding DUF485 domain-containing protein yields MSSTEHAPPSSPTAEQFRAAQRSEEFGELRRTHRSFAFPMTVAFFVWYLLFVIMGAFFPQVMAIRVYDNITLGLVLGLLQFVTTFAITFAYVRFSNRVLDPRATALRERLEREAVTGPETPEATR; encoded by the coding sequence ATGTCATCCACCGAGCACGCTCCGCCGTCGTCGCCGACGGCCGAGCAGTTCCGCGCCGCACAGCGCTCCGAGGAGTTCGGCGAGCTCCGCCGCACCCACCGCTCCTTCGCCTTCCCCATGACCGTCGCGTTCTTCGTCTGGTACCTGCTGTTCGTGATCATGGGGGCGTTCTTCCCCCAGGTCATGGCGATCCGGGTGTACGACAACATCACGCTCGGGCTGGTGCTCGGGCTGCTCCAGTTCGTCACCACGTTCGCCATCACCTTCGCCTACGTTCGCTTCTCCAACCGCGTCCTCGACCCCCGCGCCACCGCGCTGCGTGAGCGCCTCGAGCGTGAGGCCGTCACCGGCCCCGAGACCCCGGAGGCCACCCGATGA
- a CDS encoding HpcH/HpaI aldolase/citrate lyase family protein, giving the protein MSAGARLAHGPAVMFTPADRPERFAGGLAKADAVILDLEDAVTPDARPAARRAVAEAWATREVTGLDPERVLVRVNPAGTADHEADLAALVETGWRTLMLAKAEDPAQVDGIVAALGEDVRVAALCETAAGVLAAPALAAHPHVGALMWGAEDLVASMGGTSSRHADGGYREPVRHARSAVLLAAAAHGVAAWDAVFLDLADRDGLAAEAEDAAALGCTATVCLHPQQVSVVRSAYMPAPETVARARRILAAARGRHGAFALDGAMVDEVVLAQARAVLARAERIGDAPPS; this is encoded by the coding sequence ATGAGCGCCGGGGCGCGCCTGGCGCACGGGCCGGCCGTGATGTTCACGCCCGCGGACCGGCCGGAGCGGTTCGCCGGCGGGCTGGCGAAGGCCGACGCCGTCATCCTCGACCTCGAGGACGCCGTCACCCCCGACGCGCGGCCGGCCGCCCGCCGCGCCGTGGCCGAGGCCTGGGCCACGCGTGAGGTCACCGGGCTGGACCCGGAACGCGTGCTCGTGCGCGTGAACCCCGCGGGCACCGCCGACCACGAGGCGGACCTGGCCGCGCTCGTCGAGACCGGCTGGCGCACCCTCATGCTCGCCAAGGCGGAGGACCCCGCCCAGGTGGACGGGATCGTCGCGGCCCTGGGGGAGGACGTGCGCGTGGCCGCCCTGTGCGAGACCGCCGCGGGGGTCCTCGCGGCGCCCGCGCTCGCGGCGCACCCGCACGTCGGCGCGCTGATGTGGGGGGCGGAGGACCTCGTCGCCTCGATGGGCGGGACGTCCTCGCGGCACGCCGACGGCGGCTATCGGGAACCGGTGCGCCACGCGCGCTCGGCCGTCCTGCTCGCCGCGGCGGCCCACGGCGTGGCCGCCTGGGACGCGGTCTTCCTGGATCTCGCGGACCGCGACGGCCTCGCGGCCGAGGCCGAGGACGCCGCCGCCCTCGGGTGCACCGCCACCGTGTGCCTGCATCCGCAGCAGGTATCGGTGGTGCGGTCTGCATACATGCCGGCGCCGGAGACGGTCGCGCGTGCCCGCCGGATCCTGGCGGCAGCGCGGGGTCGGCACGGCGCCTTCGCGCTGGACGGTGCGATGGTGGATGAAGTGGTGCTCGCGCAGGCGCGGGCGGTTCTGGCGCGGGCGGAGCGAATCGGCGACGCGCCGCCCTCGTGA
- a CDS encoding MaoC family dehydratase has product MVEPIVQRGRYADELEVGQVYVHRPGRTLTEADNVAFTTLTMNTQALHLDHAFAATQTFGRPLMNSMLTLSTMVGQSVGQLTQGTLVAQLGLGEIAFPAPVFHGDTLTTSTEVVSIRESSSRPGQRIVVFAHTGTNQDGTVVARAQRTCLMWTAAAHREAGA; this is encoded by the coding sequence ATGGTAGAGCCGATCGTCCAGCGCGGCCGCTACGCCGACGAGCTCGAGGTCGGGCAGGTGTACGTCCACCGCCCGGGGCGCACGCTCACCGAGGCGGACAACGTCGCGTTCACCACGCTCACCATGAACACCCAGGCGCTCCACCTGGACCACGCGTTCGCCGCGACGCAGACCTTCGGGCGCCCGTTGATGAACTCCATGCTCACCCTGTCCACCATGGTGGGCCAGTCCGTGGGGCAGCTGACCCAGGGCACGCTCGTGGCCCAGCTGGGTCTGGGGGAGATCGCCTTCCCCGCGCCCGTGTTCCACGGCGACACGCTCACCACCTCCACCGAGGTCGTCTCGATCCGGGAGTCCTCCTCGCGGCCGGGTCAGCGGATCGTGGTGTTCGCCCACACCGGGACCAACCAGGACGGCACGGTGGTGGCCCGCGCGCAGCGCACGTGCCTGATGTGGACCGCCGCCGCCCACCGGGAGGCGGGCGCATGA